The following proteins come from a genomic window of Bacillus sp. SM2101:
- a CDS encoding class I adenylate-forming enzyme family protein, with product MDILNRIDNSDNQICIRLDQTSVSYKDIHGVTKINQLFIKKYIRVRETKGQPVVFVDTLLGWKLIPIYLACMEERITVIPVDFANSPNLSKKILSEISGLLIKSDHVDDKGRLKEVSLNNKIINYKILDDVAFVLYTSGTTQRPKGVMLTYNNIISNAEQIIERLQVSKEDRLLIVRPLFYASSITGEIFSGLLSGSSFVFKDYLKSPLQSIKLVEKHKINSMFLTPSLMVKLLQMRNKGHFKSLKKLVLSGERLYFAQYLNIAQSLPSNVQIYNAYGLTEASPRISIEHIHDSFQEASVGYPLNNVKTKITNRHGRKVPKGEKGYLHVKGPNVMKGYFRQKRLTEKMINDGWLNTNDIASIIEDRLYIYGRADNTFIRNGVNIQLEEIEELLRSTPYVEDTIVVKEEKNNKLYEIIAKIVPTNIYDQVLLRKEIQKWDKKLWPDRIIIHQDMPNTMTGKLSRLTEKNTE from the coding sequence TTGGACATTCTTAATCGAATTGATAACTCAGATAATCAAATCTGTATTAGGTTAGATCAGACAAGTGTCAGCTACAAGGACATCCATGGTGTTACTAAAATTAACCAGTTATTTATCAAAAAGTACATTAGAGTTAGAGAAACTAAGGGACAACCAGTAGTATTTGTAGACACGCTATTAGGATGGAAACTAATCCCTATATACCTTGCTTGTATGGAAGAAAGGATCACTGTTATTCCCGTTGATTTTGCAAACAGTCCGAATTTATCAAAAAAAATACTCAGTGAAATCTCAGGATTGTTAATTAAGAGTGATCATGTTGATGATAAAGGTAGATTAAAGGAAGTTAGCCTAAATAATAAGATAATAAACTATAAGATATTAGATGATGTTGCTTTTGTACTTTATACATCAGGAACCACACAAAGACCAAAAGGGGTTATGTTAACTTATAACAATATTATATCAAATGCTGAGCAAATAATAGAAAGACTACAAGTTTCTAAAGAGGACAGACTATTAATTGTACGTCCTCTATTTTACGCTTCTTCCATTACTGGTGAGATTTTCTCTGGTCTACTTTCTGGATCTTCCTTTGTATTTAAAGATTATTTGAAATCACCTTTACAAAGTATCAAACTAGTTGAAAAACACAAAATAAATTCTATGTTTTTAACCCCGTCACTAATGGTAAAACTTCTTCAAATGAGAAATAAAGGCCATTTCAAAAGCCTCAAAAAACTTGTCCTTAGCGGTGAACGTCTCTACTTTGCACAGTATTTAAACATAGCCCAATCACTTCCATCAAATGTTCAGATATATAACGCCTACGGGCTGACAGAAGCATCTCCAAGAATCAGCATTGAACATATTCACGATTCATTTCAAGAGGCTTCTGTTGGATATCCACTCAATAATGTCAAAACAAAAATAACTAACCGCCATGGGAGAAAAGTTCCTAAGGGTGAGAAGGGTTACTTACATGTCAAAGGCCCAAATGTGATGAAGGGGTATTTCAGGCAAAAAAGGTTAACTGAAAAAATGATAAATGATGGTTGGCTAAATACCAATGATATAGCAAGTATTATTGAGGATAGACTATATATATATGGTAGGGCTGATAACACTTTTATCAGGAATGGAGTAAACATTCAACTAGAGGAGATAGAAGAGTTGTTAAGGTCTACACCGTATGTAGAAGACACAATTGTTGTAAAAGAAGAAAAGAATAATAAGTTATATGAGATTATAGCAAAAATTGTTCCAACTAACATCTATGATCAAGTTTTATTAAGGAAAGAAATTCAAAAATGGGACAAGAAGTTATGGCCTGATAGAATAATTATTCATCAAGATATGCCGAATACTATGACAGGGAAGCTGAGTCGCTTAACTGAAAAGAATACAGAATAG
- a CDS encoding sugar phosphate isomerase/epimerase, translating to MENALKNNMKITGVYEFGHFGIWDNRRSIYLHHDKLSDLLYRLKIDSIILSSGFLFKNHTNSKDKFLKMISEITKRYHKNGIKVGIHPHAGTSIFTRDDIDYVLEGQKEHISLVPDLNHLRKAQVNPYDLFKVYKDHISEFHITGSEQELDFLSFLSREMYHQKLTLEVDRVESNAKVVLQNSLNNIDNLFYKHNKKRR from the coding sequence ATGGAGAATGCCCTTAAAAATAACATGAAAATCACAGGTGTATACGAGTTCGGGCATTTTGGAATTTGGGATAATAGAAGAAGTATTTATCTCCATCACGATAAACTAAGTGATTTACTTTATAGGTTGAAAATTGACTCCATCATTCTGAGCTCCGGATTTTTATTTAAAAACCATACTAATTCTAAAGATAAATTTTTGAAAATGATTAGTGAGATTACCAAACGATATCATAAAAATGGTATTAAGGTTGGTATACACCCTCATGCAGGTACATCAATATTTACGAGAGATGATATTGATTATGTCTTAGAGGGTCAGAAAGAACACATTTCATTGGTACCTGACCTTAATCATCTACGTAAAGCTCAAGTAAACCCCTATGACCTTTTTAAAGTATATAAAGATCATATATCTGAATTTCATATAACAGGATCCGAACAAGAATTGGATTTCTTATCTTTTTTATCAAGGGAAATGTATCATCAAAAACTAACTTTAGAAGTGGACCGTGTCGAATCAAATGCAAAGGTTGTGCTACAAAATTCATTAAATAATATTGATAATCTATTTTATAAACACAATAAAAAAAGACGATAA
- a CDS encoding class I SAM-dependent methyltransferase produces MEQWQNFFTNDYLKFSEEILTDERTNYELNFLLDNLDLKKGAKILDLGCGQGRVSVPLAKCGFEITGLDASSDLLKEAEKRAERELLNIKFVQLDMRDMAFEEEFDAVINMGTAFGYIEEQSEDSKILDKIYTSLKPNGVFIQDLENREAKTNNYNSQTWYTMNNRMVWSKRDFNFITGRWNEVIKWVEDEKENQSVLNLRLYTAAEIVHMNKQAGFDLVESYGFYNNQKYSPQSPRMIMKYKKS; encoded by the coding sequence ATGGAACAATGGCAAAACTTTTTTACTAATGACTATTTAAAGTTTTCAGAAGAGATCTTAACAGATGAACGAACAAACTATGAATTAAACTTTTTGCTTGATAATTTAGATTTAAAAAAGGGAGCTAAGATTCTAGATCTTGGATGTGGACAAGGAAGAGTATCTGTCCCACTAGCAAAATGTGGTTTTGAAATTACTGGATTAGATGCTTCTAGTGATCTTTTAAAAGAAGCAGAGAAGAGAGCAGAACGTGAGTTATTAAATATTAAATTTGTCCAACTCGATATGAGGGATATGGCTTTTGAAGAAGAGTTTGATGCGGTTATCAATATGGGTACTGCTTTTGGATATATTGAAGAACAAAGTGAAGATTCAAAAATACTAGATAAAATCTATACATCTCTTAAGCCCAATGGAGTCTTTATACAGGATCTGGAAAATAGAGAAGCCAAGACCAACAACTATAACAGTCAAACATGGTATACCATGAATAACAGAATGGTATGGAGTAAGAGGGATTTTAACTTTATAACCGGACGATGGAACGAAGTCATTAAGTGGGTTGAAGATGAAAAAGAAAATCAATCTGTTCTAAACCTTAGACTATACACTGCTGCAGAGATAGTCCATATGAATAAGCAGGCTGGTTTTGATTTGGTAGAATCATATGGTTTTTACAATAATCAAAAGTATTCCCCTCAATCACCAAGAATGATAATGAAGTATAAAAAATCATAA
- a CDS encoding nucleotide disphospho-sugar-binding domain-containing protein, translating to MFRFKIFIGLSGGFGPLSRTFPLAEEFKKAGMEVCFSAYDETTVSYIKKAGYKVLSDDDPTMPREEFIPKPSSTFYNLDQYFAQMGLLDAEFTNSWIYSRINMLQDYQPNLVITDLSPNTMIAAKFLKIPTLSFVQSCLHPKGESFHNEVPRNLPKVTPIINDILSKLMLKPIEKMEDLSVGDKTLVPSFPELDPISCNIDYVGPITTNFIHNKNSIILPENYVLVYPGRLYDSVGETGQNIVSQVIEASKELKDYNFVISSSDKDLQNKVDIPENILVIPFFNEHILSKARLFIHHGGHGSCLASIKNTTPSLILPTHSERYFNAKKIAKYGFGDYLIPHSLTNTHFIQMIDFMFNDFSYQSNIKLYQKEIEKRDYKGEQRVFDIACSLIKRK from the coding sequence ATGTTTAGATTTAAAATATTCATTGGATTAAGTGGTGGGTTCGGTCCTTTATCTAGGACATTCCCTCTTGCTGAAGAATTCAAAAAAGCAGGCATGGAAGTTTGCTTTAGTGCTTACGATGAGACTACTGTTTCCTATATAAAAAAAGCTGGTTATAAAGTTTTAAGTGATGATGATCCTACTATGCCTAGAGAAGAATTTATTCCAAAACCAAGTAGTACTTTTTACAATCTTGATCAATATTTTGCACAGATGGGGCTTTTAGATGCAGAGTTTACAAATAGTTGGATATACAGCAGAATTAATATGTTACAAGACTATCAGCCAAATCTTGTAATTACAGATTTAAGTCCTAATACAATGATTGCTGCAAAATTTTTGAAAATCCCTACTTTGTCATTTGTACAAAGTTGTTTACACCCAAAAGGTGAGTCTTTCCATAATGAAGTTCCTCGAAATTTACCGAAAGTGACCCCTATAATCAATGATATATTAAGTAAATTAATGCTTAAGCCAATCGAAAAGATGGAGGACTTGTCCGTAGGTGATAAAACATTAGTCCCTAGCTTTCCTGAATTAGACCCAATTTCTTGTAATATAGATTATGTAGGTCCTATAACAACTAATTTTATACACAATAAAAACTCAATTATTCTTCCCGAAAATTATGTACTAGTTTATCCTGGAAGACTTTACGATTCTGTTGGTGAAACTGGTCAAAACATTGTAAGTCAAGTAATTGAAGCAAGTAAAGAATTAAAGGACTATAATTTTGTTATATCTTCTTCTGATAAAGACTTACAAAATAAAGTTGATATCCCTGAAAATATCTTGGTTATTCCGTTTTTTAATGAACATATCCTAAGTAAGGCTCGGTTATTTATTCATCACGGAGGGCATGGTAGTTGTCTGGCGTCAATTAAGAATACAACTCCTTCTTTAATACTTCCAACCCATAGTGAGCGTTATTTCAATGCGAAGAAAATTGCTAAGTATGGTTTTGGGGATTACCTTATTCCGCACTCATTAACCAACACCCATTTTATCCAAATGATTGATTTTATGTTTAATGATTTTTCTTATCAATCAAATATTAAACTCTATCAAAAAGAAATTGAGAAAAGAGATTATAAAGGTGAGCAACGAGTATTTGATATTGCTTGCTCTCTCATAAAAAGAAAGTAG
- a CDS encoding glycosyltransferase family 2 protein: MNIVIPLAGKGTRFKKAGFTEPKVLINVLGKPMFYWSLKSLNQLTSQNQVTFVCLDEHLNNTKLKENIYQYCPNANIVAINEYTRGQAETVLETEDFIKKNQPLLVFNGDTYQELPYINHILNSNSTKGKIFVFTSSNPSYSYVDINKNNEVTDIKEKKVISKYATTGLYYFPSTERYISATKEIINSRNSTEGEYYISNVIQRMLEKGEHFEIIKVEKCYTLGTPMELESFKRRKRDGEGLLCLDLKYSLD, from the coding sequence ATGAATATTGTAATTCCTTTGGCAGGAAAAGGCACTCGCTTTAAAAAAGCAGGGTTTACTGAGCCCAAAGTTTTAATTAATGTCCTTGGGAAACCTATGTTTTACTGGTCTTTGAAGAGTTTAAACCAGCTAACATCCCAGAATCAAGTCACATTTGTTTGTTTAGATGAACATCTAAACAATACAAAGTTGAAAGAGAATATATATCAATATTGTCCAAATGCAAATATTGTGGCCATCAATGAATATACACGTGGGCAAGCCGAAACCGTTTTAGAAACAGAGGACTTTATTAAAAAAAACCAACCCTTATTAGTTTTTAATGGTGACACATACCAAGAGCTACCTTATATTAATCATATTTTAAACAGTAATAGTACAAAGGGTAAGATATTTGTCTTTACTTCTAGTAACCCCTCATATAGTTATGTAGATATTAATAAGAATAATGAGGTTACTGATATCAAAGAAAAGAAGGTTATATCTAAATATGCAACAACTGGTCTATACTATTTTCCAAGTACAGAACGATATATATCGGCAACAAAAGAGATTATAAATTCCAGAAACAGTACAGAAGGAGAATATTATATCTCAAATGTCATTCAAAGAATGTTAGAAAAAGGTGAACACTTCGAAATTATTAAAGTTGAAAAATGTTACACACTTGGAACACCTATGGAGTTAGAAAGCTTTAAAAGAAGAAAAAGAGATGGGGAAGGTTTATTATGTTTAGATTTAAAATATTCATTGGATTAA
- a CDS encoding helix-turn-helix domain-containing protein: MKILLVFDSSLTPSDFHSINNVLETTHIQNVEQYNKLVEEMETKSEYRLIVFLTSYHSLPFDWRLSKLKATDFITFIGIKQKEIPLICNYLDTIGILSLKKSKNPKYETLLQNILQYINKNMQDNSLSLLTVSKEFNISPSYLSKLFKHHYGVGFREYLIKQRINKAKAMLRSGASVTDTCYGVGYGDLTHFSKIFRRYEGINPSIYRKKTTKHLKYEE; the protein is encoded by the coding sequence TTGAAAATACTTTTAGTTTTTGATTCTAGTTTAACACCTAGTGATTTTCATAGTATTAACAACGTTTTAGAAACGACCCATATACAAAATGTAGAACAATATAACAAATTAGTAGAAGAGATGGAAACTAAAAGTGAATATAGGTTAATAGTCTTCTTGACTTCTTATCATAGCCTCCCATTTGATTGGAGGTTAAGCAAATTAAAAGCAACCGATTTTATCACTTTTATAGGTATTAAACAAAAGGAAATACCTCTAATTTGTAATTACCTTGATACAATCGGGATCCTCTCGCTTAAAAAGTCCAAAAATCCAAAATATGAAACCTTACTCCAAAATATTCTTCAATATATTAATAAGAATATGCAAGATAACTCCTTAAGCCTGTTAACAGTTTCAAAAGAATTTAACATCAGCCCCTCATACCTATCAAAACTATTTAAACATCATTACGGGGTCGGATTTAGAGAGTATTTAATTAAACAACGAATTAATAAAGCAAAAGCTATGTTAAGAAGTGGTGCCAGTGTTACTGATACCTGCTATGGAGTTGGCTATGGTGACTTAACGCACTTTTCCAAAATCTTTAGAAGATATGAAGGTATAAACCCATCTATATACAGAAAGAAAACAACTAAACATTTGAAATATGAGGAATGA
- a CDS encoding FabA-like domain protein — MPHQYPLRLIDRVDKYVPKELLRATLDIKQLDWLNTKIVPYSVLLEGMAQAAVIFIQLETRPLKENEVPVLGAIKSEILSKSLPSKGKVSYDVKPLRILETQAVLEGIIKVDNQLILKGTLTVGVQS, encoded by the coding sequence TTGCCACACCAATATCCTCTTCGACTTATTGACCGTGTAGATAAATACGTGCCAAAAGAACTTTTAAGAGCCACTTTAGATATTAAACAACTGGATTGGTTAAATACTAAAATAGTTCCATATTCTGTTTTACTTGAAGGCATGGCTCAAGCTGCAGTTATCTTCATTCAGCTTGAAACTAGGCCATTAAAGGAGAACGAGGTTCCTGTTTTAGGAGCAATTAAAAGTGAGATTTTATCAAAGAGCCTTCCAAGCAAAGGAAAGGTAAGCTATGATGTAAAACCACTCCGCATTTTAGAAACACAGGCTGTGTTAGAAGGGATAATTAAAGTTGATAATCAGTTGATATTGAAAGGGACGTTAACCGTAGGAGTACAATCATGA
- a CDS encoding PDZ domain-containing protein — protein MIKNASDCFTIETYLDAPIEKVWRSIATPDGMNSYLTYKSSSTGDPHHPKQGDHFYLNYGDIENDQLVALFNENDTFRVFDTYKSISPDGSIQKFQVQTTTKITIEENNFTKLALTVKGFGLDTFGQWFRECMRLGWTRSLINLKSVLELGMDLRTALFSYPRLGVLNCTVNSEQKSELNYSGEGNYLLEVFPNSPASIAGLKQGDIILFINDKETPNYDQFVKIISTFDIEKDNITIRYYRDGAIYDTKIQLSLEESFTGLVDTDKETFDDIKQKREALAKQRSSSGSLWKEKGVNES, from the coding sequence ATGATTAAAAATGCTTCTGACTGTTTTACAATTGAAACATATTTGGATGCGCCCATTGAAAAAGTTTGGAGATCTATAGCAACTCCAGATGGAATGAATTCTTATTTAACTTATAAATCTAGTTCTACAGGCGATCCTCATCACCCTAAGCAAGGTGATCATTTTTATTTAAATTATGGTGATATTGAAAATGATCAACTTGTAGCTTTATTCAATGAAAATGATACTTTTCGAGTATTTGATACGTATAAATCAATCTCTCCGGATGGATCTATTCAAAAATTCCAGGTTCAAACTACTACAAAAATTACAATAGAAGAAAACAATTTTACTAAACTAGCACTCACGGTTAAAGGATTTGGTTTAGACACCTTTGGACAATGGTTCCGTGAATGCATGCGACTAGGATGGACTAGATCTTTAATTAATTTAAAGTCGGTATTGGAATTAGGAATGGATTTACGAACAGCTCTATTTAGTTACCCAAGACTTGGTGTGCTGAATTGTACTGTCAATAGTGAACAAAAATCCGAACTAAATTATAGTGGGGAAGGAAATTATTTACTTGAAGTTTTTCCTAATAGCCCTGCTAGTATTGCAGGACTAAAACAGGGAGATATTATTCTTTTTATAAATGATAAAGAGACTCCTAACTATGACCAATTTGTCAAAATAATCTCTACCTTTGATATCGAAAAAGATAACATTACGATTAGATACTATAGAGATGGAGCAATTTATGATACAAAAATCCAACTATCATTAGAAGAAAGCTTTACTGGTCTAGTTGATACAGATAAAGAAACATTTGATGATATAAAACAGAAAAGAGAAGCACTAGCAAAACAACGTTCTTCCTCGGGTTCACTCTGGAAAGAAAAAGGGGTGAATGAATCGTGA
- a CDS encoding acyl carrier protein: MSVKDKIIDLMSDNHCGVLPVESIDEEKTIIDVGFDSLRFMELVVLIEEEFNIEFPDDLLDIKSTTSVAEVIERIESEV; the protein is encoded by the coding sequence GTGAGTGTTAAGGATAAAATAATTGACCTTATGAGTGACAACCATTGTGGTGTGTTACCAGTAGAATCAATAGATGAAGAAAAAACAATTATAGATGTTGGGTTTGACTCACTTCGTTTTATGGAGTTAGTAGTATTAATTGAAGAGGAATTCAATATAGAATTTCCTGATGATTTACTTGATATTAAAAGTACAACTTCTGTTGCTGAGGTTATTGAAAGAATAGAAAGTGAGGTATAA
- a CDS encoding NAD(P)/FAD-dependent oxidoreductase, whose product MFDIIIVGARCAGSSLAIFLGRLGYKVLLIDKISNIGPTLSTHIIGEIDIYKTLNIDKEINNCGSPILNRLRIDVEGHIFESDLIVSERAISVRRELFDTYLIEEVERTQNISIQLGFEVTDILADKNGIIVGIEGKTKSNSMKQKFFGKIVVGADGRNSIISKKTNALTTLKQTEEELSVAYAYLSGVNPLPQGTIEWFWTKDSIILSNPIDQNMYCIAIMVPPTKFQEICSHHGFIKKLKHIKTLNPRINHVDIVGNIKGLKKIDSYMKHPYGEGWVLVGDSSAFLHPISGVGIDNAVCTAEYLAYQIDQFLSGKQSWEYSMELYMSFRDERITPQFHSSIKTQQMLKEPLNDNQNSMTSMICTFPSLAKNIALKSQKIVEMLQEDKDD is encoded by the coding sequence ATGTTTGACATCATAATAGTGGGAGCTAGGTGTGCGGGTTCATCCCTAGCTATTTTTTTAGGTAGGCTAGGGTATAAAGTGTTATTAATTGATAAGATTTCAAACATTGGTCCGACACTTTCGACCCATATTATTGGCGAAATTGATATATATAAAACTCTCAACATAGATAAAGAAATTAATAATTGTGGTTCACCTATCTTAAATCGCTTAAGAATTGATGTAGAAGGTCATATATTTGAATCTGATTTAATTGTTTCTGAACGAGCTATTAGTGTTAGAAGAGAATTATTTGACACATATCTAATAGAAGAGGTAGAGAGAACCCAAAATATAAGTATACAATTAGGGTTTGAAGTTACAGATATTTTAGCAGACAAGAATGGAATTATTGTTGGAATTGAAGGTAAGACAAAAAGTAATTCAATGAAACAAAAATTCTTCGGTAAAATAGTAGTTGGTGCTGACGGTAGAAACTCTATTATTTCTAAAAAAACGAATGCATTAACAACACTTAAACAAACTGAAGAAGAGTTGTCGGTTGCTTATGCTTATCTATCTGGTGTTAATCCACTACCACAGGGAACAATCGAATGGTTCTGGACAAAAGACAGTATTATTTTAAGTAATCCCATAGACCAAAATATGTACTGTATTGCCATAATGGTTCCACCTACAAAATTTCAAGAAATATGTTCTCACCATGGGTTTATCAAGAAATTGAAACATATTAAAACATTAAATCCACGGATTAATCATGTAGACATAGTTGGAAACATAAAAGGCCTTAAAAAGATAGACAGTTACATGAAACATCCTTATGGAGAGGGCTGGGTTCTTGTAGGAGATTCGAGTGCTTTTCTTCATCCTATAAGTGGAGTTGGGATAGATAACGCTGTTTGTACTGCAGAATATCTTGCATATCAAATTGACCAATTTTTAAGTGGTAAACAAAGTTGGGAGTACTCTATGGAACTATATATGAGTTTCAGAGATGAACGAATTACTCCTCAATTCCACTCCTCGATTAAGACTCAACAAATGCTAAAGGAACCCCTTAACGATAACCAAAACTCTATGACTAGTATGATTTGTACTTTTCCTAGTTTAGCTAAAAATATTGCATTAAAGTCACAAAAAATAGTTGAAATGTTACAGGAGGATAAAGATGATTAA
- the acpS gene encoding holo-ACP synthase, whose product MIYGTGIDIQNIGKFKKLLDRSESKFVTRVFTDREISYSKKKDYNQSLAGRWTAKEAFFKALGTGIRSIQSLKEVEVINLPNGKPHIFLYGELKSKFEELNLKIDVSISHSVDYAISQVIISQKPLK is encoded by the coding sequence TTGATATATGGAACAGGTATTGATATACAGAATATAGGTAAATTTAAAAAGTTACTTGATAGAAGCGAAAGCAAATTTGTCACAAGAGTATTTACCGATAGAGAAATATCGTATTCAAAAAAAAAAGACTATAATCAATCTCTAGCAGGTAGGTGGACAGCAAAGGAAGCATTTTTTAAAGCACTAGGAACAGGTATTAGAAGTATACAATCTCTTAAAGAGGTTGAGGTAATAAACTTACCAAATGGTAAGCCTCACATTTTTTTATATGGGGAATTAAAGTCAAAATTTGAGGAACTAAATCTAAAAATAGATGTGAGCATTTCCCATTCTGTAGACTATGCAATTAGTCAGGTAATTATTAGTCAAAAGCCTCTCAAGTAA
- a CDS encoding aminoglycoside phosphotransferase family protein yields the protein MGSIRLSSRYFNEVRYNPERNTVTKLSQDSAKLINELYWYIKLPRSLQHYTPEIINYSEHQLNTFIEMEYINAPTLSELFVNSETPIREWEEYILPKINVILKEFSQHKSAVNSMDLSQMYITKTINRLKQFIQTNSIAFGIYKRGYLKLNGTLMKCPLRFLEENSNLLTYVINQAKSSVIHGDLCFSNMFFDLKRKEIKIIDPRGSFGQVGIYGDLHYDMAKLQHSLTGYDHIISDNFQINIQGIELDYRINQTQYHKKITDIWKGSYYNQTCINLIEALLFLSMIPLHKGDFKRQLAMYSLGVELLQKNDTGRRTT from the coding sequence ATGGGTAGCATTAGACTTAGTTCTAGATATTTTAATGAAGTTAGATATAACCCCGAACGAAACACTGTAACAAAACTTAGCCAAGACTCAGCTAAGTTAATTAATGAATTGTACTGGTATATTAAACTTCCTAGGTCTCTACAGCACTATACTCCCGAAATAATAAATTACTCAGAGCACCAATTAAATACTTTTATAGAAATGGAGTACATTAATGCTCCTACTCTATCTGAACTATTTGTAAATTCTGAAACCCCTATAAGAGAATGGGAAGAATATATACTCCCTAAGATAAATGTCATTTTAAAGGAGTTTTCTCAGCACAAATCCGCTGTTAACAGCATGGATTTATCACAAATGTATATAACCAAAACTATTAATAGATTAAAACAATTTATTCAAACTAATAGTATTGCATTTGGAATTTATAAGCGAGGTTACTTAAAACTTAATGGGACTTTGATGAAATGTCCACTACGATTTCTTGAAGAAAATAGCAATCTATTAACTTACGTTATTAATCAAGCAAAATCTAGCGTAATTCATGGTGATTTATGCTTCTCAAACATGTTTTTTGATTTGAAAAGGAAAGAAATTAAAATTATTGATCCGAGAGGAAGTTTTGGACAAGTAGGTATATATGGAGACCTACATTACGATATGGCTAAATTGCAGCATAGTCTTACAGGATATGACCATATTATTTCTGACAATTTCCAAATTAACATACAAGGTATTGAACTAGACTATCGAATTAATCAAACTCAATACCATAAAAAGATTACAGATATTTGGAAGGGTAGTTACTATAATCAAACATGTATCAATTTAATTGAAGCACTATTATTTCTGTCTATGATCCCCTTGCATAAAGGTGATTTTAAAAGACAGTTAGCGATGTATTCACTTGGAGTAGAGTTGCTTCAAAAAAATGATACAGGAAGGAGAACGACATGA
- a CDS encoding HAD hydrolase family protein, which translates to MRIVIDLDGTICELKKANQSYQDVKPKEGAIEAIHNIRNKGHEIIIYTARNMKTCDGNLGKVNANIGKLTIDWLDFYNVPYDEIIFGKPYGDIYIDDLAITFRSWDEIENIISKSEPK; encoded by the coding sequence ATGAGAATAGTCATTGACCTTGATGGAACTATTTGTGAGTTAAAAAAAGCAAATCAGAGCTATCAAGACGTAAAACCAAAAGAGGGGGCAATTGAAGCCATTCATAATATACGTAATAAGGGGCATGAAATTATTATATATACAGCAAGAAACATGAAGACATGTGACGGTAATTTGGGGAAGGTTAATGCTAATATTGGGAAATTAACGATTGATTGGTTGGATTTTTATAATGTCCCATATGATGAGATAATATTTGGGAAACCTTACGGCGATATTTATATTGATGACCTGGCTATTACATTTAGATCCTGGGATGAAATAGAAAATATAATTTCAAAGAGTGAACCTAAATGA